A single Lactuca sativa cultivar Salinas chromosome 8, Lsat_Salinas_v11, whole genome shotgun sequence DNA region contains:
- the LOC111907605 gene encoding peamaclein: MRRVKLNFLVFLIVTSMAVIEISIVGGEGSVPIEQCPSACSVRCSATHHRSHCMDVCIDCCGKCLCVPSSTLGNKDECSCYRDLKTKYGQPKCP; the protein is encoded by the exons ATGAGAAGAGTTAAACTTAATTTCCTTGTCTTCCTTATTGTTACATCCATGGCAGTTATAGAAATCTCGATC GTCGGAGGTGAAGGTTCTGTGCCAATCGAAC AATGCCCTTCCGCGTGTTCAGTTCGTTGTTCTGCAACACACCATCGTAGTCATTGTATGGATGTATGCATAGACTGTTGTGGAAAGTGTTTATGTGTTCCTTCTAGTACTCTTGGAAACAAAGATGAGTGTTCGTGCTATAGAGACTTGAAAACCAAGTATGGACAACCTAAATGTCCTTAA